GGGATCCGGCGTGCTCGGCTCCGCCGTGGGCATGGACAAGCTGGCGATGAAGGCCGCCTTCGCCGCCGCCGGTCTGCCCCAGGTGGCTTACCAGGGCGTGGATGCCGCAGAACTGGAGGGCCAGGGTGTTCCCCTGAAGCTGCTCGAGCGACTGGAGCACCATCTTGGCTACCCCTGCTTCATCAAACCGGCCAACCTCGGCTCTTCCGTGGGCATCAGCAAGGCGATCGACCGCCCCAGCCTGCTGGCCGGGCTGCGGGAAGCGGCCCGCCATGACCACCGCCTGGTGGTGGAACGGGGCGTGAAGGTGCGGGAGCTGGAGTGCGCCGTGCTGGGCAAACGCCAGCTGCGCGCCTCGGTGGTGGGCGAGATCCGCTTCGACGCCGACTGGTACGACTACACCGCCAAGTACAGCGAAGGGCTCAGCCACACCCTGATCCCGGCGCCGGTGGCGGAGCCGGTGAGCGAGCGGGCGCGGGCCATGGCCATCGAGGCCTGCCGGGCGGTGGCGGCCGAGGGGCTCGCCCGGGTGGATTTCTTCTACGACGAGGCCAGCGGCGATCTCTGGCTCAACGAGATCAACACGCTGCCGGGCTTCACCTCCCAGAGCATGTATCCGATGCTCTGGGAGGCCACTGACCTTCCACTGGAGGGTCTGGTGCACGAGTTGGTTCAGTTGGCGAGAGAATCACGCCGTGATCTGCAGGCAGGAGCTCAGGCGGCATGACGCACGGATTGCTCTGGCTCCCGCTGCTGCTGGTGTTTGTATTGCTCACGGCGCTGGGCTGGCTGGAGCGCCGGCGGCAGCGTCTCTTCCGCGACTGGGCCTTGGGGGCGGAGC
Above is a window of Synechococcus sp. MW101C3 DNA encoding:
- a CDS encoding D-alanine--D-alanine ligase family protein — translated: MPSAPCTIGLVFGGVSGEHAVSIRSAVTVAGALRRGANVGRYRLCCFYIDLQGHWWPPAVADAVLAQGVPPAADQLPATPVRAGFQGLPTGAADVEVWFPVLHGPNGEDGTIQGLFSLMQVPFVGSGVLGSAVGMDKLAMKAAFAAAGLPQVAYQGVDAAELEGQGVPLKLLERLEHHLGYPCFIKPANLGSSVGISKAIDRPSLLAGLREAARHDHRLVVERGVKVRELECAVLGKRQLRASVVGEIRFDADWYDYTAKYSEGLSHTLIPAPVAEPVSERARAMAIEACRAVAAEGLARVDFFYDEASGDLWLNEINTLPGFTSQSMYPMLWEATDLPLEGLVHELVQLARESRRDLQAGAQAA